From a region of the Leishmania major strain Friedlin complete genome, chromosome 4 genome:
- a CDS encoding putative casein kinase I codes for MPEISSEVAPAIKSIFQGRFFLTKLLGKGGFGEVYAAIQTSSNEMVAVKMEKNNGRNSFLFHEARVMQDIQKTPTKDGISGIATLKYFGQEGDYRMLIMSMHGASLEDFHERLGRFSLKTTVMLAGQMLSRLEYIHSVGYVHRDLKTDNFLVGKGSFSNRIFMIDFGLSSKFIGSDGKHRDMFTGRYFLGTSRFASLRTHQGYSQSRRDDLEQLVYIMIYMYRGRLPWSGLNIKDLSAKERKIGQIKADLSYSQICAKCPQVFEHLLFYSRNMEFAETPQYDMCHALLQSVLDSMSPRETMDYVFDWNVPASKPTRQSLSPRDEIAPANANAANQPNMLSGADGKGMFSGFGSSNPPENIFSIGGHGA; via the coding sequence ATGCCAGAGATATCTTCGGAGGTGGCACCCGCCATCAAGTCCATCTTTCAAGGACGCTTTTTCCTCACGAAGCTGCTCGGCAAGGGTGGCTTCGGCGAAGTCTACGCGGCCATTCAGACGTCCAGCAACGAGATGGTGGCAGTGAAGATGGAAAAGAATAACGGCCGCAACTCGTTTCTCTTCCACGAGGCGCGCGTAATGCAGGACATTCAGAAGACCCCCACGAAGGATGGCATTTCCGGCATTGCGACACTGAAGTACTTTGGACAGGAGGGCGACTACCGCATGCTGATCATGTCGATGCACGGCGCATCGCTCGAGGACTTCCACGAGAGGTTGGGCCGCTTCTCTCTCAAGACAACTGTCATGCTGGCGGGCCAGATGCTGTCGCGCCTCGAGTACATCCACTCTGTGGGCTACGTGCACCGTGACCTGAAGACGGACAACTTCCTTGTCGGCAAAGGCTCCTTCTCGAATCGCATCTTCATGATTGATTTTGGCCTAAGCTCCAAATTCATCGGCTCCGATGGAAAGCACCGTGACATGTTCACTGGTCGGTACTTCTTGGGTACCTCGCGCTTCGCTTCGCTGCGGACGCATCAGGGATACTCGCAGAGCCGCCGTGACGACCTGGAGCAGCTAGTGTACATCATGATTTACATGTATCGTGGTCGCCTGCCGTGGTCGGGCCTCAACATCAAGGACCTTTCGGCCAAGGAGCGCAAGATCGGTCAGATCAAGGCTGATTTGAGCTATAGCCAGATTTGCGCCAAGTGCCCTCAGGTTTTTGAGCACCTTCTCTTCTACTCCCGAAACATGGAGTTTGCCGAGACCCCACAGTACGACATGTGCCACGCCCTTCTCCAGTCCGTTTTAGACTCCATGAGCCCCCGCGAAACGATGGACTACGTCTTTGATTGGAACGTGCCAGCTAGCAAGCCGACTCGTCAGTCGCTTTCGCCGCGCGACGAGATCGCTCCTGCAAACGCCAACGCTGCAAACCAACCAAATATGCTCAGCGGTGCGGATGGCAAGGGTATGTTCTCTGGCTttggcagcagcaacccGCCAGAGAACATCTTCAGCATCGGTGGCCACGGCGCATAA
- a CDS encoding putative cytochrome c oxidase assembly factor, whose product MHRSLLRCALPGEPMLESYRSGVLRCLRCHLGAMRPDFPVGSAATEVAALASTATTPLTCSRRAFRQQGAAHPNTPDATEAAELEKDWQALKTYGMIGGFALLCVATLWYGSRQAKQRYFGAEGSARVSVETRGRPALGGPFVLVNTKGEPVSQAEFLGSWAFFYFGFTHCPEICPVELNRMSHVVDAVRAARPQERIAPLFVSCDPRRDSLEAIDEYLSVFHPDFIGLVGTPKQVNDACRSYRIYYSIPTDEDAAQEDYLIDHSIAIFLFDPQGRFVDFFGNRYDEREITEKVLHYMSEYAKDPTWTNW is encoded by the coding sequence ATGCATCGCTCACTTCTGCGGTGTGCTCTCCCTGGGGAGCCGATGCTGGAGTCGTACCGCTCTGGTGTTCTACGGTGCCTCCGATGCCATTTGGGTGCCATGCGACCCGACTTTCCGGTGGGCTCGGCCGCCACCGAAGTTGCCGCCCTTGCGAGCACCGCGACAACACCGCTCACGTGCAGCCGTCGCGCTTTCCGCCAGCAGGGCGCCGCCCACCCAAACACCCCCGACGCgaccgaggcggcggagctcgaGAAGGACTGGCAGGCGTTGAAGACGTACGGCATGATCGGAGGCTTTGCTCTTCTCTGCGTCGCGACGCTGTGGTACGGAAGCCGCCAAGCCAAGCAGCGCTACTtcggcgcggagggcagcgcgcGGGTCAGCGTCGAGACGCGTGGCCGCCCCGCGCTCGGTGGGCCGTTTGTGCTGGTCAACACGAAGGGTGAGCCAGTGTCGCAGGCGGAATTCCTCGGCTCATGGGCCTTCTTTTACTTCGGCTTCACGCACTGCCCGGAGATCTGCCCGGTCGAGCTGAACCGCATGTCTCACGTCGTCGACGCTGTCCGCGCTGCCCGCCCGCAGGAGCGCATTGCGCCGTTGTTTGTCTCGTGCGACCCGCGCCGTGACTCGCTTGAGGCCATCGACGAGTACCTCTCCGTGTTCCACCCCGATTTCATTGGGCTCGTTGGCACGCCGAAGCAGGTGAACGACGCGTGCCGCTCGTACCGCATCTACTACTCCATCCCcaccgacgaggacgccgcgcAGGAGGACTACCTGATCGACCACAGCATTGCCATCTTCCTCTTCGACCCACAGGGCCGCTTCGTCGACTTCTTCGGAAACCGCTACGACGAGCGCGAGATTacggagaaggtgctgcacTACATGTCTGAGTACGCCAAGGATCCAACGTGGACAAACTGGTAA
- the FBP gene encoding uncharacterized protein, whose protein sequence is MDVRRTPTPTTLTQYIIKSQPPHSRGDFTLLMMAIQTSVKVIEKNIRRAGMKGMLGYIAGQSANATGDHQAKLDVISNIAFKAYLLSSTSVCVLGSEEEEQMIIAESGRRGDYLIFFDPLDGSSNIDANVSVGSIWGVWRLPKDTTINSVEDANAVIRMLKGTDMVSAGYAVYGSATNLVLTSGHGVDGFTLDPNIGEFILTHPHISIPKKRSIYSVNEGNYGKWEPWFKEYIDYLKMNKTTRYSARYIGSMVGDIHRTLLYGGIFCYPKDANQVEGKLRLLYEAAPMAMIVEQAGGKAVGSNGRILEQSITRLHQRTPVYFGSRQEVDLCMAFRDRNVKTEALAPTSSKL, encoded by the coding sequence ATGGACGTCAGACGCACCCCCACTCCCACTACTCTCACCCAGTACATCATCAAGAGCCAACCGCCGCACAGTCGTGGCGACTTCACGCTCTTGATGATGGCGATTCAGACGTCGGTGAAGGTGATTGAGAAGAACATCCGACGTGCTGGCATGAAGGGCATGCTGGGCTACATTGCTGGGCAGTCGGCGAACGCGACGGGCGACCATCAGGCGAAGCTGGATGTGATCTCGAACATAGCGTTCAAGGCGTACCTGCTGAGCTCCaccagcgtgtgcgtgctcggcagcgaggaggaagagcagaTGATCATCGCCGAGagcggccgccgtggcgacTACCTCATCTTCTTCGACCCTCttgacggcagcagcaacattGATGCCAACGTCTCCGTAGGCTCTATCTGGGGCGTGTGGCGGCTGCCCAAGGACACCACCATAAACAGCGTCGAAGACGCCAACGCCGTGATCCGCATGCTTAAGGGAACAGACATGGTTTCTGCCGGGTACGCCGTGTACGGCAGTGCCACGAACCTCGTGCTGACGAGCGGACACGGCGTGGACGGCTTCACACTGGACCCCAACATTGGCGAGTTCATCCTGACACACCCGCACATCAGCATCCCGAAAAAGCGGAGCATCTACAGCGTCAACGAGGGCAATTACGGCAAGTGGGAGCCGTGGTTTAAGGAGTATATCGACTACCTCAAGATGAACAAGACAACCCGCTACAGCGCGCGTTACATCGGCTCCATGGTCGGCGACATCCACCGCACGCTCCTCTACGGCGGTATATTCTGTTACCCCAAGGACGCAAACCAGGTGGAGGGGAAGCTGCGCCTTCTGTACGAGGCCGCACCGATGGCGATGATCGTGGAGCAGGCAGGCGGGAAGGCGGTGGGCAGCAACGGCCGTATCCTGGAGCAGTCCATCACTCGCCTTCATCAGCGCACGCCGGTCTACTTCGGCAGCCGCCAGGAGGTGGACCTGTGCATGGCCTTCCGCGACCGCAACGTGAAGACGGAGGCACTAGCACCGACTTCCAGCAAGCTCtaa
- a CDS encoding putative tRNA nucleotidyltransferase, with the protein MLPRVVRLEAGIPPAHQSVFDFLLSVAAENKLKATLRVAGGWVRDMLLGLHSNDIDIAIETHAGAKIVTGEAFAHRVSEYQLAHGGRGHTVSVIRANPALSKHIETATVRVHEIPVELCALRTDVYTNESRIPQVRPAAPVEDAQRRDFTINALFYNLHTGMVEDYTTGLEDLRLRIIRCPLEPRTTFMDDPLRLLRGVRFVGQLGALNFSLDESITSCVDDSLLQVLQQKVSRERVGKEFVKMMAAAHPERCIALLHGMHILQHVLLVSVVMRQVPGKKQLSNEIERVERLVDLYPDGSKRLETVMRLSAVGLPCLANIGAAAELSEGQRVEVALFFLVIPFFRGATEGVEETVRNVCMNGLKLPLASCDCVRRLIDAYNHLHAQSMRMDELAAETLRPETVRKVFDALNILNDKHVFRHALQVVLLVYMLIEESAHLLSGGRIQQATSDFSAAWARVAEHPVLLDAFQLRLPINGKDLQKVYGIPPKNVGTTLLKMRLKLVLCPRMTPEDVAQWLVEGAQM; encoded by the coding sequence ATGTTGCCGAGGGTAGTGCGACTGGAGGCCGGCATCCCCCCGGCACATCAAAGCGTCTTTGACTTTCTGCTCAGCGTGGCTGCAGAAAACAAGCTCAAGGCAACGCTGCGTGtagcgggtgggtgggtgcgggACATGTTGCTCGGTTTGCACTCGAACGACATTGACATTGCCATCGAGACCCACGCAGGCGCGAAGATCGTCACAGGCGAAGCCTTCGCCCACCGCGTATCCGAGTACCAGCTGGCTCACGGCGGCCGGGGCCACACAGTGAGCGTCATTCGAGCCAACCCGGCCCTCTCCAAGCACATTGAAACTGCCACGGTACGTGTTCACGAAATCCCGGTAGAGCTCTGTGCTCTGCGCACGGACGTGTACACAAATGAGTCGCGCATTCCCCAAGTGCGCCCGGCGGCCCCCGTGGAGGatgcgcagcgtcgcgacTTCACCATCAACGCTCTCTTCTACAACTTGCACACCGGCATGGTGGAGGACTACACCACCGGCTTGGAGGACCTGCGCCTACGCATCATCCGGTGCCCGCTGGAGCCGCGGACGACTTTCATGGACGACCCActtcgcctgctgcgcggcgtgcgtTTTGTTGGTCAGCTAGGCGCGCTCAACTTTTCTCTGGATGAGTCGATCACCAGCTGCGTGGATGATTCCCTGCTTCAAGTGCTTCAGCAGAAGGTGTCTCGGGAGCGTGTCGGGAAGGAGTTTGTGAAGATGATGGCAGCCGCTCACCCGGAGCGGTGcattgcgctgctgcatggCATGCACATTCTGCAGCACGTCTTACTGGTCAGTGTGGTGATGCGGCAGGTGCCCGGCAAGAAGCAGCTGTCAAATGAGATCGAGCGAGTGGAGAGGTTGGTAGATCTTTATCCGGATGGATCGAAGAGGCTGGAGACAGTGATGCGACTGAGCGCTGTCGGCTTGCCGTGCCTCGCCAATatcggcgcggcggccgagtTGTCCGAGGGGCAGCGAGTGGAGGTGgctctcttctttctcgTCATTCCCTTCTTTCGTGGTGCGACGGAGGGTGTTGAGGAGACGGTGCGCAATGTCTGTATGAATGGGCTGAAGCTTCCGTTGGCGAGCTGCGACTGTGTGCGGCGCTTGATCGACGCGTACAACCATCTCCACGCGCAGTCCATGAGGATGGATGAGCTCGCTGCCGAGACGCTTCGCCCCGAAACAGTGAGAAAGGTGTTTGACGCCTTGAACATCCTGAACGACAAGCACGTCTTTCGTCATGCCCTCCAAGTTGTTCTGCTAGTCTACATGTTAATCGAGGAATCAGCTCACCTACTGTCAGGGGGCAGAATACAGCAGGCTACGAGCGACTTCTCCGCGGCGTGGGCGCGGGTCGCCGAGCACCCCGTGCTGCTGGATGCCTTCCAGCTGAGGCTGCCCATCAATGGAAAGGACCTGCAGAAGGTGTACGGCATTCCACCCAAGAACGTTGGAACAACGCTGCTAAAGATGCGGCTCAAGCTCGTGCTCTGCCCCCGAATGACGCCTGAAGACGTTGCGCAGTGGCTGGTGGAGGGTGCGCAGATGTGA
- a CDS encoding putative RNA-binding protein: MYGQQFVPGQMYGQPNMMSYQPGVLSPPMSTGVSVMPNYAPPYQNGMPPGSVQQQQGQGPVQGQAMPQTQPRPRNNEVGNTSSVIHMRNVTPEVTQLSIQNLAQNFGDIKHIVMLRQMNQALIEMKSPKSAEQLVDFFKEPGYAEIDGRRVYIRFSTHQNLTATQHATRTLLVSMFNTQYDVSAAAHITPEIVYQIFASYGTVERIVVLPKNESSQWNHNRVQALVQFDARESAEHVKNILQGQPVTLGETITFTLDIQFSRMDEIKTTNPTTSLVVDDEGAHRPAGTMDPVAMNAAAMTTTGMYPPMGWS; encoded by the coding sequence ATGTACGGCCAGCAGTTCGTGCCCGGTCAAATGTACGGCCAGCCCAACATGATGTCCTACCAGCCTGGCGTGCTGTCTCCTCCCATGTCCACTGGGGTGTCTGTGATGCCCAACTACGCGCCTCCTTACCAGAACGGAATGCCGCCGGgttcggtgcagcagcaacaaggTCAAGGCCCGGTCCAAGGTCAAGCCATGCCAcagacgcagccgcggccgcggaACAACGAGGTTGGCAATACCAGCTCCGTCATTCACATGCGCAACGTCACCCCCGAAGTGACACAGCTTAGCATTCAGAATCTGGCCCAGAACTTTGGCGACATCAAGCACATCGTGATGCTGCGCCAGATGAACCAGGCTCTCATCGAGATGAAGAGCCCCAAGAGCGCCGAACAGCTGGTGGACTTCTTTAAGGAGCCCGGCTACGCGGAAATCGATGGTCGCCGCGTGTACATTCGTTTTAGCACCCACCAGAACCTtacggcgacgcagcacgcGACTCGCACCCTGCTGGTGTCCATGTTCAACACGCAGTACGACGTgtctgccgcagcgcacatTACGCCAGAGATCGTGTACCAGATATTTGCTAGCTACGGCACCGTGGAGCGCATCGTGGTGCTGCCCAAGAACGAGAGCAGTCAGTGGAACCACAACCGTGTTCAGGCGCTCGTCCAGTTCGACGCTCGCGAGTCCGCCGAACACGTGAAGAATATTTTGCAGGGCCAGCCTGTCACCCTCGGCGAGACCATCACTTTCACCCTCGACATTCAGTTCTCGCGCATGGACGAGATCAAGACGACGAACCCAACGACGTCGCTTGTCGTCGATGATGAAGGCGCCCACCGCCCCGCTGGTACGATGGACCCCGTGGCGATGAAtgcagcggcgatgacgaccACCGGCATGTATCCGCCGATGGGGTGGAGCTGa